In a single window of the Papaver somniferum cultivar HN1 chromosome 8, ASM357369v1, whole genome shotgun sequence genome:
- the LOC113302206 gene encoding LOW QUALITY PROTEIN: WD repeat-containing protein 53 (The sequence of the model RefSeq protein was modified relative to this genomic sequence to represent the inferred CDS: inserted 1 base in 1 codon; substituted 1 base at 1 genomic stop codon) produces MEKAVGEEREATTKMQKPRRLKGHKGTVTCCIASRDRPGIVATSGEDGRICWFDMRCKDVVLTMDLDNKPISSVCFKSGNEDVVYASSGAEVMFFDVHMASSWKQLGSYSYNKEEINQITCSSKSSFIAAADDSGDIKIIDVRQQCLYKTLRAGHTSICSSVQFLPWRPWEVITGGLDAKLVMWDFSKGRQCKIVDFARPDAGSQSNAGQCLNPAFVHALVIPEVDMLDNSGKXCVVARADGVVDVIDIESELAAANSKSSTKSSKGSQSRRGGSKQPTTNAEALDQHIGKRFSLDYPLGGHTAAVSCVSFSLFGERGKFIISGGNDSSVKVWDWSKHLDAGESSSSTSNDILRLNIPLSKKVRXLFYRKNWLCTTPTDSENIIVCDTSKVVKVYSVT; encoded by the exons ATGGAAAAAGCAGTCGGAGAAGAACGAGAGGCAACTACAAAAATGCAGAAGCCGAGAAGATTGAAAGGTCATAAAGGCACTGTTACCTGTTGTATCGCTTCTCGAGATAGACCTGGAATCGTAGCTACTTCAGGAGAG GATGGTCGCATTTGCTGGTTTGACATGCGTTGTAAAGATGTGGTACTTACCATGGATCTCGACAACAAACCTATCTCATCTGTATGTTTTAAGTCTG GAAATGAAGATGTTGTCTACGCTTCCTCAGGAGCAGAAGTAATGTTCTTTGACGTGCATATG GCATCTTCCTGGAAGCAATTGGGAAGCTACAGCTATAACAAAGAGGAGATAAACCAG ATTACTTGCAGCTCGAAATCATCTTTTATTGCCGCTGCAGATGATAGTGGTGACATAAAG ATAATTGATGTAAGGCAGCAGTGCCTGTATAAAACTTTACGAGCTGGTCATACAAGT ATTTGTAGCAGTGTGCAGTTTCTTCCTTGGAGACCTTGGGAAG TTATAACTGGTGGTCTTGATGCTAAGCTCGTGATGTGGGACTTCTCTAAAGGGAGGCAGTGCAAAATTGTGGATTTTG CCCGCCCTGACGCTGGCAGTCAAAGTAATGCAGGACAATGTTTGAATCCTGCTTTTGTTCATGCATTGGTGATTCCCGAGGTTGATATGTTGGACAATTCAGGGA TCTGTGTTGTGGCTAGGGCTGATGGTGTTGTTGATGTGATTGATATTGAATCAGAGCTAGCTGCTGCTAACTCCAAAAGTTCCACAAAGTCCAGCAAGGGATCACAATCGAGACGTGGAGGCAGTAAGCAGCCTACTACAAATGCTGAGGCCTTAGATCAACACATAGGAAAGAGGTTCTCGTTAGACTATCCTTTGGGAGGGCACACTGCAGCTGTTTCCTGTGT GTCATTTTCACTGTTTGGGGAGAGAGGGAAGTTCATAATATCAGGTGGGAATGATTCATCTGTGAAGGTTTGGGATTGGTCTAAACATCTTGATGCTGGGGAGAGCAGCAGTAGCACCAGCAATGATATCTTGCGTCTAAACATTCCCTTGAGCAAAAAGGTGAGATGACTCTTCTATC
- the LOC113306730 gene encoding uncharacterized protein LOC113306730, translated as MSESNSNGSNGDHHNGFNKDKALAKTAGFVVFSGIAISILKALNPYKQNNNNTFQESPQIEKSPAIPESKFTHFEEPVTKKPQIVRNDSSPPPPASLFSGKMVEIVKGDTLWALSRKHGVSVDALKEANGLEGDKIYAGKKLIIP; from the exons ATGTCCGAATCAAATTCGAATGGAAGCAACGGAGATCATCATAATGGATTTAATAAAGACAAGGCCTTAGCAAAGACTGCCGGATTCGTAGTGTTCTCAGGTATCGCTATTAGTATCCTCAAAGCCCTAAACCCATAcaaacaaaacaacaacaacacattTCAAGAATCTCCACAAATCGAAAAATCTCCAGCAATTCCAGAATCAAAATTTACTCATTTTGAAGAACCTGTTACCAAG AAACCCCAAATTGTTCGTAATGATTCGTCCCCACCACCGCCAGCATCTTTGTTTTCGGGTAAAATGGTCGAGATTGTGAAGGGTGATACTCTCTGGGCTCTTTCTAGAAAACATGGG GTTTCTGTTGATGCACTGAAAGAAGCCAATGGACTTGAAGGGGACAAAATTTATGCTGGAAAGAAGCTTATAATTCCATGA